Proteins encoded in a region of the Thunnus thynnus chromosome 8, fThuThy2.1, whole genome shotgun sequence genome:
- the ap3d1 gene encoding AP-3 complex subunit delta-1 isoform X1 → MALKIVKGSIDRMFDKNLQDLVRGIRNHKEDEAKYISTCIDEIKQELKQDNIAVKANAVCKLTYLQMLGYDVSWAAFNIVEVMSSSKFTYKRIGYLAASQCFHESTDVIMLTTNQIRKDLSSPNQYDTGVALTGLSCFVTPDLARDLANDIMTLMSHTKPYIRKKAVLIMYKVFLKYPESLRPAFPRLKEKLEDPDPGVQSAAVNVICELARRNPKNYLSLAPLFFKLMTSSTNNWVLIKIIKLFGALTPLEPRLGKKLIEPLTNLIHSTSAMSLLYECVNTVIAVLISLSSGMPNHSASIQLCVQKLRILIEDSDQNLKYLGLLAMSKILKTHPKSVQSHKDLILQCLDDKDESIRLRALDLLYGMVSKKNLMEIVKKLMLHVDKAEGTTYRDELLTKIIDICSQSNYQYITNFEWYISILVELTRLEGTRHGHLIASQMLDVAIRVKAIRVFAVAQMATLLDNAHLLTGNMQRNGICEVLYAAAWICGEFSEHLENPLQTLEAMLRPKVATLPGHIQAVYVQNAAKLFATVLKSQEGNTDSTTAQETSQLMIDRLPLFVQSANLEVQERASCILQLVKYIQKLQQKDVEVAEEVNALFAGELNPVAPKAQKKVPVPEGLDLDAWINEPPSESESEDEQPKPIFTKEEPKHSRPRHTEVDEKELARRREARKQEQANNPFYIKASPSSQKVYQEAPGVEHIPVVQIDLSVPLKVPGLPMSDQYVKLEEERRQKERAEKKKKEKKKRKEKRSGRGKKHDSGPESEEDITPAHMVDIVTEEMPENALPSDDDDKDPNDPHKALDIDLDNLLEAAGRRPLADSEKLPVRSHRAAEAAKSPVEDGDAESSASQEPKKKSSKEKREKKKDKDRDRKKSKEEKKKKKHKHEEKGEDLLGGQADEPVVQSEETSEVAAPPTSTSAEVSDLDFWLSNAPVPSNTQEAATVAATAEAAPVPEAASGTAPDSEPDEPKDTEMEEIKSSKHKKKKQKKEKEEKEKKKKKKHHHHHHHSDGGEGSVQNGTVEEEEPLPPMSNYCLLAENSYIKMMMEDADEVYDIQGNLQDGSQVVVSVIFENKCDSFLKSMEFNVLDSLNSKLQRPEGAGPHDGLTVPFQLPPGVSNEARFVFTVQSIVMPQKLKGTLTFIVKNDDSSTHEKLDFKLHFTCTSYLITTPCYSDAFAKLLESGDLKGSSVRLEGVNMPFHHLLARICFHHHFSVVERIDSCASMYSRSIQGHHVCLLVKTSDQTVSIDAKCDEPTLLGNVLDEIKQTFSQC, encoded by the exons ATGGCTTTGAAGATTGTCAAAGGGAGCATCGATCGGATGTTCGATAAAAACCTTCAGGATTTAGTACGTGGCATTAGGAATCACAAGGAAGATGAG GCCAAGTACATCTCCACATGCATCGATGAGATCAAACAGGAGCTCAAACAGGACAACATCGCTGTCAAAGCCAATGCTGTGTGCAAGCTCACCTAC CTTCAGATGCTGGGCTATGATGTCAGCTGGGCCGCTTTCAACATCGTTGAAGTCATGAGCTCCTCCAAGTTCACATACAAG AGGATTGGCTACCTGGCTGCCTCGCAGTGCTTTCATGAGAGCACTGATGTCATCATGCTGACAACTAATCAGATCCGAAAG GATTTAAGCAGTCCCAACCAGTATGACACTGGTGTTGCCCTCACTGGCCTCTCTTGTTTTGTGACCCCCGACCTGGCTCGAGACCTGGCCAATGACATCATGACACTG ATGTCCCACACTAAACCCTACATCAGAAAGAAAGCTGTGTTGATCATGTACAAGGTGTTTCTGAAGTACCCAGAGTCCCTGCGCCCTGCTTTCCCCAGGCTCAAGGAGAAACTGGAGGACCCAGATCCAG GCGTTCAATCGGCTGCAGTAAATGTAATCTGTGAGCTGGCCCGGAGGAATCCCAAGAACTACTTGTCTCTGGCTCCTCTCTTTTTCAAACTCATGACGTCCTCTACTAATAACTGGGTTCTCATTAAGATCATCAAGCTG TTTGGTGCTCTCACACCACTGGAGCCACGGTTGGGGAAGAAGTTGATTGAACCTCTGACAAACCTTATTCACAG TACCTCTGCCATGTCTTTGCTGTATGAATGTGTCAACACTGTAATTGCAG TGTTGATTTCCTTGTCTTCTGGGATGCCGAACCACAGTGCTAGTATCCAG CTCTGTGTGCAGAAACTGCGAATCCTGATAGAAGACTCGGACCAGAACT tGAAGTACCTGGGCCTGCTGGCCATGTCAAAGATCCTGAAGACCCACCCCAAGTCAGTGCAGAGTCATAAGGACCTCATCCTCCAGTGTTTGGATGACAAGGATGAGTCCATCCGCCTGAGAGCTTTGGATCTACTCTATGGCATG GTATCCAAGAAGAACTTGATGGAGATTGTCAAGAAGTTGATGCTGCATGTGGACAAAGCAGAAGGAACCACCTACAGAGATGAGCTCCTCACCAAGATCATCGACATCTGCAGCCAGAGCAACTACCAGTACATCACCAACTTTGAATG GTACATCAGTATCCTTGTGGAGCTGACCCGATTGGAAGGCACGAGGCACGGCCACCTCATCGCCTCTCAGATGCTGGATGTTGCTATCCGGGTCAAAGCCATCCGGGTCTTTGCTGTTGCCCAGATGGCCACTCTGCTGGACAACGCCCACCTGTTGACCGGCAACATGCAGCGAAACGGCATCTGTGAAGTGTTGTACGCTGCAGCCTGGATCTGCGGAGAGTTCTCAGA ACACCTGGAGAACCCGCTGCAGACTCTGGAAGCCATGCTGCGGCCAAAGGTGGCCACCCTACCAGGCCACATCCAGGCAGTGTACGTGCAGAATGCAGCCAAGCTGTTTGCCACTGTGCTGAAGAGCCAGGAGGGGAACACAGACAGCACAACCGCACAGGAAACCAGCCAGCTGATGATAGACAGGCTGCCGCTGTttgtccagagtgctaacctgGAGGTGCAGGAGAGG GCGTCTTGCATCCTGCAGCTGGTCAAATACATCCAGAAACTGCAGCAGAAGGACGTAGAAGTAGCGGAGGAAGTCAACGCACTGTTTGCTGGAGAACTCAACCCTGTAGCCCCCAAGGCACAGAAGAAAGTGCCTGTTCCTGAAGG tCTGGACTTGGATGCATGGATCAACGAGCCTCCATCTGAGAGCGAGTCTGAGGATGAGCAGCCCAAGCCTATTTTTACCAAGGAGGAGCCCAAACACTCCCGTCCCCGTCACACAGAGGTGGATGAGAAGGAGCTGGCAAGG AGGAGAGAAGCCAGAAAGCAAGAGCAAGCCAACAACCCATTCTACATCAAGGCCTCCCCATCCTCTCAGAAG GTGTACCAAGAAGCCCCTGGAGTGGAGCACATCCCAGTCGTGCAGATTGACCTCAGTGTGCCTCTCAAAGTCCCAG GTCTGCCTATGTCTGACCAGTATGTGAAACTGGAAGAGGAGCGTcggcagaaagagagagcagagaagaagaagaaggagaagaagaagaggaaagaaaagcgCAGCGGACGAGGGAAGAAACATGACTCGGGCCCTGAGAGTGAGGAGGACATCACGCCTGCGCACATGGTCGACATTGTTACAGAGGAGATGCCAGAG AATGCCTTacccagtgatgatgatgacaaggACCCCAACGACCCTCACAAAGCCCTGGACATCGATCTGGACAA CTTGCTGGAAGCGGCTGGGCGCAG GCCCCTTGCAGACAGCGAGAAGCTACCGGTCAGGTCACACCGTGCAGCTGAGGCTGCGAAAAGCCCAGTAGAAGATGGAGACGCAGAGAGCAGCGCCTCACAGGAGCccaagaagaaaagcagcaaagaaaagagggagaagaagaaggataaAGACAGGGATAGGAAG aaaagcaaagaggagaagaagaagaaaaaacacaaacatgaagaaaaggGGGAGGATCTTCTCGGGGGTCAGGCAGACGAGCCTGTGGTCCAATCGGAAGAAACCAGTGAGGTGGCGGCACCGCCCACTTCCACCAGTGCTGAG GTATCGGATCTGGATTTCTGGCTCTCAAATGCTCCAGTGCCCTCAAACACCCAG gaagcagcaacagtagcagcaacagcagaagCAGCCCCTGTGCCCGAGGCGGCCTCTGGCACGGCGCCAGACTCCGAGCCTGACGAACCCAAAGACACCGAGATGGAGGAGATT AAGTCCTccaaacacaagaagaagaagcagaaaaaggagaaggaagagaaggagaagaaaaagaagaagaagcatcatcaccatcatcatcacagtgACGGTGGAGAGGGGTCGGTGCAGAATGGcactgtggaggaggaggagcctcTGCCG CCCATGTCCAATTACTGCCTGCTGGCCGAGAACTCCTACATCAAGATG ATGATGGAAGATGCTGATGAG GTTTATGACATCCAGGGAAACCTGCAGGATGGCAGTCAGGTAGTGGTGTCTGTTATATTTGAAAACAAGTGTGACAGCTTCCTTAAATCCATGGAGTTCAACGTGCTGGACTCTCTCAACTCCAAGCTGCAGAGGCCAGAGGGGGCAGGTCCACATGATGGCCTCACCGTCCCCTTCCAACTTCCACCTG GGGTGTCCAACGAAGCGCGATTTGTGTTCACCGTGCAGAGCATCGTAATGCCACAGAAACTGAAGGGAACCCTCACCTTCATTGTCAAG AATGACGACTCCTCAACTCATGAGAAACTGGACTTCAAACTGCACTTTACCTGCACCTCCTACCTAATCACTACTCCATGCTACAG TGATGCGTTTGCAAAGCTGCTGGAGTCTGGAGACCTGAAGGGCAGCTCTGTCAGACTGGAGGGTGTCAACATGCCCTTTCACCACCTACTGGCCAGGATCTGCTTCCATCACCACTTCTCtg TTGTGGAGAGGATCGACTCCTGTGCCTCCATGTACAGCAGGTCTATCCAGGGTCACCACGTCTGTCTGCTGGTCAAAACT tCTGATCAGACAGTGTCTATCGACGCTAAATGTGACGAGCCGACGCTGCTTGGGAATGTGCTGGACGAGATCAAGCAGACCTTCTCTCAGTGCTGA
- the ap3d1 gene encoding AP-3 complex subunit delta-1 isoform X3 has translation MALKIVKGSIDRMFDKNLQDLVRGIRNHKEDEAKYISTCIDEIKQELKQDNIAVKANAVCKLTYLQMLGYDVSWAAFNIVEVMSSSKFTYKRIGYLAASQCFHESTDVIMLTTNQIRKDLSSPNQYDTGVALTGLSCFVTPDLARDLANDIMTLMSHTKPYIRKKAVLIMYKVFLKYPESLRPAFPRLKEKLEDPDPGVQSAAVNVICELARRNPKNYLSLAPLFFKLMTSSTNNWVLIKIIKLFGALTPLEPRLGKKLIEPLTNLIHSTSAMSLLYECVNTVIAVLISLSSGMPNHSASIQLCVQKLRILIEDSDQNLKYLGLLAMSKILKTHPKSVQSHKDLILQCLDDKDESIRLRALDLLYGMVSKKNLMEIVKKLMLHVDKAEGTTYRDELLTKIIDICSQSNYQYITNFEWYISILVELTRLEGTRHGHLIASQMLDVAIRVKAIRVFAVAQMATLLDNAHLLTGNMQRNGICEVLYAAAWICGEFSEHLENPLQTLEAMLRPKVATLPGHIQAVYVQNAAKLFATVLKSQEGNTDSTTAQETSQLMIDRLPLFVQSANLEVQERASCILQLVKYIQKLQQKDVEVAEEVNALFAGELNPVAPKAQKKVPVPEGLDLDAWINEPPSESESEDEQPKPIFTKEEPKHSRPRHTEVDEKELARRREARKQEQANNPFYIKASPSSQKVYQEAPGVEHIPVVQIDLSVPLKVPGGLPMSDQYVKLEEERRQKERAEKKKKEKKKRKEKRSGRGKKHDSGPESEEDITPAHMVDIVTEEMPENALPSDDDDKDPNDPHKALDIDLDNLLEAAGRRPLADSEKLPVRSHRAAEAAKSPVEDGDAESSASQEPKKKSSKEKREKKKDKDRDRKKSKEEKKKKKHKHEEKGEDLLGGQADEPVVQSEETSEVAAPPTSTSAEVSDLDFWLSNAPVPSNTQEAATVAATAEAAPVPEAASGTAPDSEPDEPKDTEMEEIKSSKHKKKKQKKEKEEKEKKKKKKHHHHHHHSDGGEGSVQNGTVEEEEPLPPMSNYCLLAENSYIKMVYDIQGNLQDGSQVVVSVIFENKCDSFLKSMEFNVLDSLNSKLQRPEGAGPHDGLTVPFQLPPGVSNEARFVFTVQSIVMPQKLKGTLTFIVKNDDSSTHEKLDFKLHFTCTSYLITTPCYSDAFAKLLESGDLKGSSVRLEGVNMPFHHLLARICFHHHFSVVERIDSCASMYSRSIQGHHVCLLVKTSDQTVSIDAKCDEPTLLGNVLDEIKQTFSQC, from the exons ATGGCTTTGAAGATTGTCAAAGGGAGCATCGATCGGATGTTCGATAAAAACCTTCAGGATTTAGTACGTGGCATTAGGAATCACAAGGAAGATGAG GCCAAGTACATCTCCACATGCATCGATGAGATCAAACAGGAGCTCAAACAGGACAACATCGCTGTCAAAGCCAATGCTGTGTGCAAGCTCACCTAC CTTCAGATGCTGGGCTATGATGTCAGCTGGGCCGCTTTCAACATCGTTGAAGTCATGAGCTCCTCCAAGTTCACATACAAG AGGATTGGCTACCTGGCTGCCTCGCAGTGCTTTCATGAGAGCACTGATGTCATCATGCTGACAACTAATCAGATCCGAAAG GATTTAAGCAGTCCCAACCAGTATGACACTGGTGTTGCCCTCACTGGCCTCTCTTGTTTTGTGACCCCCGACCTGGCTCGAGACCTGGCCAATGACATCATGACACTG ATGTCCCACACTAAACCCTACATCAGAAAGAAAGCTGTGTTGATCATGTACAAGGTGTTTCTGAAGTACCCAGAGTCCCTGCGCCCTGCTTTCCCCAGGCTCAAGGAGAAACTGGAGGACCCAGATCCAG GCGTTCAATCGGCTGCAGTAAATGTAATCTGTGAGCTGGCCCGGAGGAATCCCAAGAACTACTTGTCTCTGGCTCCTCTCTTTTTCAAACTCATGACGTCCTCTACTAATAACTGGGTTCTCATTAAGATCATCAAGCTG TTTGGTGCTCTCACACCACTGGAGCCACGGTTGGGGAAGAAGTTGATTGAACCTCTGACAAACCTTATTCACAG TACCTCTGCCATGTCTTTGCTGTATGAATGTGTCAACACTGTAATTGCAG TGTTGATTTCCTTGTCTTCTGGGATGCCGAACCACAGTGCTAGTATCCAG CTCTGTGTGCAGAAACTGCGAATCCTGATAGAAGACTCGGACCAGAACT tGAAGTACCTGGGCCTGCTGGCCATGTCAAAGATCCTGAAGACCCACCCCAAGTCAGTGCAGAGTCATAAGGACCTCATCCTCCAGTGTTTGGATGACAAGGATGAGTCCATCCGCCTGAGAGCTTTGGATCTACTCTATGGCATG GTATCCAAGAAGAACTTGATGGAGATTGTCAAGAAGTTGATGCTGCATGTGGACAAAGCAGAAGGAACCACCTACAGAGATGAGCTCCTCACCAAGATCATCGACATCTGCAGCCAGAGCAACTACCAGTACATCACCAACTTTGAATG GTACATCAGTATCCTTGTGGAGCTGACCCGATTGGAAGGCACGAGGCACGGCCACCTCATCGCCTCTCAGATGCTGGATGTTGCTATCCGGGTCAAAGCCATCCGGGTCTTTGCTGTTGCCCAGATGGCCACTCTGCTGGACAACGCCCACCTGTTGACCGGCAACATGCAGCGAAACGGCATCTGTGAAGTGTTGTACGCTGCAGCCTGGATCTGCGGAGAGTTCTCAGA ACACCTGGAGAACCCGCTGCAGACTCTGGAAGCCATGCTGCGGCCAAAGGTGGCCACCCTACCAGGCCACATCCAGGCAGTGTACGTGCAGAATGCAGCCAAGCTGTTTGCCACTGTGCTGAAGAGCCAGGAGGGGAACACAGACAGCACAACCGCACAGGAAACCAGCCAGCTGATGATAGACAGGCTGCCGCTGTttgtccagagtgctaacctgGAGGTGCAGGAGAGG GCGTCTTGCATCCTGCAGCTGGTCAAATACATCCAGAAACTGCAGCAGAAGGACGTAGAAGTAGCGGAGGAAGTCAACGCACTGTTTGCTGGAGAACTCAACCCTGTAGCCCCCAAGGCACAGAAGAAAGTGCCTGTTCCTGAAGG tCTGGACTTGGATGCATGGATCAACGAGCCTCCATCTGAGAGCGAGTCTGAGGATGAGCAGCCCAAGCCTATTTTTACCAAGGAGGAGCCCAAACACTCCCGTCCCCGTCACACAGAGGTGGATGAGAAGGAGCTGGCAAGG AGGAGAGAAGCCAGAAAGCAAGAGCAAGCCAACAACCCATTCTACATCAAGGCCTCCCCATCCTCTCAGAAG GTGTACCAAGAAGCCCCTGGAGTGGAGCACATCCCAGTCGTGCAGATTGACCTCAGTGTGCCTCTCAAAGTCCCAGGT GGTCTGCCTATGTCTGACCAGTATGTGAAACTGGAAGAGGAGCGTcggcagaaagagagagcagagaagaagaagaaggagaagaagaagaggaaagaaaagcgCAGCGGACGAGGGAAGAAACATGACTCGGGCCCTGAGAGTGAGGAGGACATCACGCCTGCGCACATGGTCGACATTGTTACAGAGGAGATGCCAGAG AATGCCTTacccagtgatgatgatgacaaggACCCCAACGACCCTCACAAAGCCCTGGACATCGATCTGGACAA CTTGCTGGAAGCGGCTGGGCGCAG GCCCCTTGCAGACAGCGAGAAGCTACCGGTCAGGTCACACCGTGCAGCTGAGGCTGCGAAAAGCCCAGTAGAAGATGGAGACGCAGAGAGCAGCGCCTCACAGGAGCccaagaagaaaagcagcaaagaaaagagggagaagaagaaggataaAGACAGGGATAGGAAG aaaagcaaagaggagaagaagaagaaaaaacacaaacatgaagaaaaggGGGAGGATCTTCTCGGGGGTCAGGCAGACGAGCCTGTGGTCCAATCGGAAGAAACCAGTGAGGTGGCGGCACCGCCCACTTCCACCAGTGCTGAG GTATCGGATCTGGATTTCTGGCTCTCAAATGCTCCAGTGCCCTCAAACACCCAG gaagcagcaacagtagcagcaacagcagaagCAGCCCCTGTGCCCGAGGCGGCCTCTGGCACGGCGCCAGACTCCGAGCCTGACGAACCCAAAGACACCGAGATGGAGGAGATT AAGTCCTccaaacacaagaagaagaagcagaaaaaggagaaggaagagaaggagaagaaaaagaagaagaagcatcatcaccatcatcatcacagtgACGGTGGAGAGGGGTCGGTGCAGAATGGcactgtggaggaggaggagcctcTGCCG CCCATGTCCAATTACTGCCTGCTGGCCGAGAACTCCTACATCAAGATG GTTTATGACATCCAGGGAAACCTGCAGGATGGCAGTCAGGTAGTGGTGTCTGTTATATTTGAAAACAAGTGTGACAGCTTCCTTAAATCCATGGAGTTCAACGTGCTGGACTCTCTCAACTCCAAGCTGCAGAGGCCAGAGGGGGCAGGTCCACATGATGGCCTCACCGTCCCCTTCCAACTTCCACCTG GGGTGTCCAACGAAGCGCGATTTGTGTTCACCGTGCAGAGCATCGTAATGCCACAGAAACTGAAGGGAACCCTCACCTTCATTGTCAAG AATGACGACTCCTCAACTCATGAGAAACTGGACTTCAAACTGCACTTTACCTGCACCTCCTACCTAATCACTACTCCATGCTACAG TGATGCGTTTGCAAAGCTGCTGGAGTCTGGAGACCTGAAGGGCAGCTCTGTCAGACTGGAGGGTGTCAACATGCCCTTTCACCACCTACTGGCCAGGATCTGCTTCCATCACCACTTCTCtg TTGTGGAGAGGATCGACTCCTGTGCCTCCATGTACAGCAGGTCTATCCAGGGTCACCACGTCTGTCTGCTGGTCAAAACT tCTGATCAGACAGTGTCTATCGACGCTAAATGTGACGAGCCGACGCTGCTTGGGAATGTGCTGGACGAGATCAAGCAGACCTTCTCTCAGTGCTGA